One stretch of Zingiber officinale cultivar Zhangliang chromosome 6B, Zo_v1.1, whole genome shotgun sequence DNA includes these proteins:
- the LOC121990545 gene encoding uncharacterized protein LOC121990545, with product MADWGPVFVAVVLFVLLSPGLLFQIPGKGRIVEFGTMQTSGVAIFVHSIIFFALAAIFILAVHVHVYTG from the coding sequence ATGGCGGATTGGGGGCCGGTGTTTGTGGCGGTGGTGCTCTTCGTCCTCCTCTCGCCGGGGCTGCTCTTCCAGATCCCTGGAAAAGGACGGATCGTGGAGTTTGGCACGATGCAGACCAGCGGCGTCGCCATCTTCGTccactccatcatcttcttcgccCTCGCCGCCATCTTCATCCTCGCCGTCCATGTCCACGTCTACACAGGCTGA
- the LOC121988974 gene encoding uncharacterized protein LOC121988974 isoform X2: MEGPEGSSREAPRWYLRRGDDTAAFLQVFVFSSGRLRSHLLRSTTNTAATNPDFKLAANQAENDPTKAPQLPLYKAIRSRNCLLLVPRCCW, encoded by the exons ATGGAGGGTCCGGAGGGATCAAGCAGAGAAGCACCCAGATGGTACCTTCGCAGGGGAGATGACACCGCTGCCTTCCTGCAGGTGTTTGTCTTCAGCTCAGGAAGACTGCGGTCTCATCTGCTGCGCAG CACAACAAACACGGCTGCTACAAATCCAGACTTCAAATTGGCGGCAAATCAGGCTGAGAACGACCCAACAAAGGCCCCTCAACTGCCTCTATATAAGGCTATACGCTCACGCAACTGTTTGCTTCTTGTTCCTCGCTGCTGCTGGTAG
- the LOC121988974 gene encoding uncharacterized protein LOC121988974 isoform X1, whose amino-acid sequence MEGPEGSSREAPRWYLRRGDDTAAFLQVFVFSSGRLRSHLLRRFDYIQKQHSEILKWNHNPWPTAAAQQTRLLQIQTSNWRQIRLRTTQQRPLNCLYIRLYAHATVCFLFLAAAGSYIYRWRP is encoded by the exons ATGGAGGGTCCGGAGGGATCAAGCAGAGAAGCACCCAGATGGTACCTTCGCAGGGGAGATGACACCGCTGCCTTCCTGCAGGTGTTTGTCTTCAGCTCAGGAAGACTGCGGTCTCATCTGCTGCGCAG GTTTGATTACATTCAAAAGCAACATTCAGAAATTCTAAAATGGAATCATAATCCATGGCCAACCGCTGCAGCACAACAAACACGGCTGCTACAAATCCAGACTTCAAATTGGCGGCAAATCAGGCTGAGAACGACCCAACAAAGGCCCCTCAACTGCCTCTATATAAGGCTATACGCTCACGCAACTGTTTGCTTCTTGTTCCTCGCTGCTGCTGGTAGTTACATCTACCGTTGGCGGCCCTGA
- the LOC121988972 gene encoding protein IQ-DOMAIN 3-like: MGRKWEWFSSVRRAFIPYCCRGDLKDNLVSSKVSDSFNTTEVETTVVDSAHPSVAAPIQKANMIAKEEEESKHAYSMALTSAVALEAAAVAVQAATEVPRLATSASRHTGESRKEIAVLRIQNAYRRYKARKRLGSLRGLVRMKRVLDANTVKFQTTKSLQCMQTMARVQAQIHSQRVRMAEENQALQMHLQQKCENELEKFKIVEDWDSSLLSKEKIEENLLNKQEAAIKRERTLAYAYTHQWRNSTRSLTQALTDPSDPQWGWSWLGRSMAARPWDHQSTVIPATTKQPDTNFESTPAAAQKSARPPAAPRTSTPSTAIKEKSESLVGASFKKGSLSSSEK, translated from the exons ATGGGGAGAAAATGGGAGTGGTTTAGTTCTGTCAGGCGAGCTTTCATCCCCTACTGCTGTCGAGGAGACCTCAAAGATAATCTTGTTAGTTCCAAGGTTTCCGATTCATTCAATACAACAGAAGTGGAAACCACTGTTGTGGATTCTGCTCATCCATCGGTTGCTGCTCCAATTCAGAAAGCTAATATGATagcgaaggaggaagaagagagcaagCATGCCTACTCAATGGCGCTTACTAGTGCTGTGGCTTTAGAGGCTGCAGCTGTCGCCGTTCAAGCTGCAACCGAGGTTCCTCGCCTGGCTACCTCTGCAAGTAGGCACACAGGCGAATCAAGAAAAGAGATCGCAGTGCTCAGGATCCAGAATGCTTATCGACGATACAAG GCAAGAAAAAGATTGGGAAGTTTAAGAGGACTGGTTAGGATGAAGAGAGTTCTTGACGCAAATACTGTCAAGTTTCAAACAACAAAATCATTGCAGTGCATGCAGACGATGGCTAGAGTGCAGGCACAAATACATTCACAGAGGGTCAGAATGGCAGAGGAAAACCAAGCTCTCCAGATGCATTTGCAGCAGAAATGTGAAAATGAATTAGAGAAATTTAAG ATTGTTGAGGACTGGGATAGCAGTCTTCTATCCAAAGAGAAAATCGAAGAAAATCTACTGAACAAACAAGAAGCTGCTATAAAAAGGGAAAGAACATTAGCTTATGCATATACACATCAG tGGAGGAATTCTACCAGATCCTTAACTCAAGCACTGACAGACCCGAGCGATCCGCAATGGGGTTGGAGCTGGTTGGGACGCTCGATGGCAGCAAGGCCATGGGATCACCAAAGCACAGTCATACCCGCCACAACAAAACAACCTGACACCAACTTTGAATCGACACCAGCAGCAGCTCAGAAGTCGGCCCGGCCTCCGGCAGCACCACGCACCAGCACACCATCTACAGCAATCAAGGAGAAATCAGAGAGCCTAGTAGGTGCCTCTTTTAAGAAAGGATCACTTTCCTCGTCAGAGAAATGA